In Bacteriovorax sp. PP10, the genomic window ATGAAAAATCTAACAAGTTCGATACTTCAGGAATTATCTGTAAATCAAATTCAAAAATTCTGGGCGCTGACTCTTGTAGAAAACAATTCGATTTATCTTCAGACAGTCTTGGACGTGGTCTTGAAATTAAACCTAAAAAGGGTGCTGCTGCCAACGTAACATTCTCAGTGAAGGATTCTGACAACTGTTCAGATATCTCTTTCCAGGATCCAAAGGCAGGAAATCTAGCGACATCTCCTGAGCAGTGTAAAGCTCAACTTAAAGATGGATCAGCTTTCGTATGGGATACAAAAAGTAGCAAATGTAATGAAGTAGAAATCGCAAACGTTTCATCGCTTGAGCAGTGTGTGGCCTTGAAAAAAGAAGGCTCTGTTTTCAACTGGGACGCTCAGAAAAAGTCTTGTGGTGAATTCTCTGCTCTACTTACTGAAAATGTATTAAAACAATCTGCTCAGCAGTGTGTTGCTCAAAAGAAAAATGGTTATTCATACAAATGGGATTCATCAAAAAATTCTTGCGATGAAACTCCAACGATCGCCGGAACAAAACTAGAATCAAAAATTTCTTGTGATGCTAAAACAGCAGCGAACCTTCCATACAAATGGAATGGCAATGAAAATACATGTGAATCTTCACCTATTTTAACGGCCGCTGACTTAAAAGCTAAAGTAGCATGTGAAGCAAAACCTGCAAAAAACGGTTTTTCAAACAGCTGGGATAACCAAGCTCGTCAATGTGGCCAGTTAGAAGTTTCTAAAGTTGCAACACTTGAACAATGTGTGGCGCTGAAAAAACCAGGATCAGTTTTTAACTGGGACGCACAGAAAAATTCTTGTGGTGAGTTCTCATCTCTCCTGGCAAGTGCGGCCATTAAACAATCTGTTCAACAAACTCAAAATGGTTCATTAGTTCTTCCTGAAATAAAGTCAAAAGCAGCTTGCGATGCCATTGGTAAAAATGGTCTTCTTTCAAACTGGGATAACTCAAAAGGCCAGTGTTCAGCAGTTGATCTCGCAAAAGTTTCAACAATCGAGCAATGTGTTGCTTTAAAGAAAGAAGGTTCAGTCTTCAATTGGGATACACAGAAAAATTCTTGTGGTGAGTTCTCATCTCTACTCGCAAATCCTGCACTTAAACAATCTCTTCAACAAGCTCAAAATGGTTCGTTAGTTCTTTCTGATGTAAAGTCAAAGGCCGCTTGCGATGCCATTAATAAAAAAGGTCTTTCTTCTAGCTGGGATAACTCAAAAGGCCAGTGTTCTGCAGTTGATATCGCAAAAGTTTCAACAATCGAGCAATGTGTTGCTTTAAAGAAAGAAGGCTCAGTCTTCAACTGGGACGCACAGAAAAATTCTTGTGGTGAATTCTCTTCTCTACTTTCAAGTGCGGCCTTAAAACAAGCAGCTCAGCAATGTGAAGTTAAAGGTTCAAAGTGGAACTCTGATAAAAAAGAATGTGATGATGACAAGACCATGACTTCTTCTAGTTCAAAAGAGGCCAACAATGGTTCGCTAGTTCTTTCTGACATCAAGTCAAAAGCAGCTTGCGAGGCCATTAATAAAAAAGGTCTTTCTTCAAGCTGGGATAACTCAAAAGGTCAGTGTTCTGCAGCTGATATCGCAAAAGTTTCAACAATCGAGCAATGTGTTGCTTTAAAGAAAGAAGGTTCAGTCTTCAACTGGGACGCACAGAAAAACTCTTGTGGTGAATACTCTTCTCAACTTTCAAGCGCGGCCTTAAAACAAGCAGCTCAGCAATGTGAAATTAAAACTAAAGAAGGATCTTCATTTAAATGGGATGCTGGGAAAAATGCATGTAGCGAATTCCCTGTTCTTGCAAATGCAAACTCTGATACGAAAAACACAATTTCATCAGCTGAACTTGCAAAAGTGTCTTCACTTGAACAATGTGTGGCCTTAAAAAAACCAGGATCTGTATTCAACTGGAGTTCTGAGAAAAACTCATGTGAAGAATCTTCTTCTCTATTAACAGAAGCTCATCTAACTCAGACAGCACAACAGTGTATTGCTCAAAAGAAATATGGGTACGAATATAAATGGGATTCTGCAAATAAATCTTGTAGTGCAATCCCGACAATGGCCGGAACAAAACTAGAATCAAAAATTGCATGTGATGCAAAAATATCTGCCGGTCTTCCATTCAAATGGAATTCGTCAGAATACTCTTGTGAAAAAAGTGGCAATGATTCTGACTCTAACTCACCTGCTCTATCTCATAATGGTTTAAAAAATCCTGGTCTTAACAATTATGAATCGCAAACACATAACGGTAACTCTAAGAATGGTGATTCAAAGAATGCTGACCTACAAAACGGCAATCCTAGAAGTTCAATGTTAACTGATTCAAAAAATGGAATCGTCACATCAGCGAAAGCAGTAACACCTTCCATTCCTGGTGATGTTAACGAAAAGCAAGCGAGAATGGCCTGTGAGTCAAAAAGCTCTCCAGGAAATCCTTTTAGATGGAATTCATCAAGCAAAAGCTGTGAAGGACCTACTATCGCTGCAAACAATAATAATGGTGGTAAAGCTCCTATAGTAAAACCAATCGTTCTTACTAGTGAAGATACAAAACCAGTTGTAAAGAATCCAAATCTTCCTCCGGTTGGATCTAGAGGTCCAGGAACAGCTAATGAAGAATTAAAAAACAAACCAGGCACTGTTACTGAAGGGCAAAAAACGAAGCCTGATGCTATTACTGTAGACCCAAAAACAGAACCAGTGACTCCTCCTGTAATAAAAGCAGAGAATGGAAATAGTGGCACTTCACTTTCTAATCTGCCAAACAATAGTACTGATAAAGTAAAAGCTGAAGTTACAAAAGCTCAAATGGACTGTGAAATTAACAAGGGACCTACTTTCTCATGGGACTCTGTTAAAGAAACATGTAGTGAAGCTGCAACTGCAGTTGAAGCGAAACCAGCTGAAGACGATGCCTCTCTTGCTGCCGCAGAAAAACTTTGTATTGCAGATAATGCTGATTGGATTGAGAAAGAAAACGAGGGCCGTCCTGGAATTAAATGGGAATGGGATGGGAAAACTTGTGTTGATAAACGTCCGGCCAAAGATGGTGGGAAGAAAGTTGTAGAAGAAGCTCCTGCGCAAGAAGAAGCAGCTAGTGCTCCAAAAAGAGCGCCGGCGAGATTTGTTCCGATCAATATTCCAAGCCGTCAGATTTATTTAATGCCTGGAATGCCTTAAGTGCAGGGCCCGTCTTCCAACGGTTCATAAAACTCTTAATACGAAGTTCAACTTTTTAATATTTTCATACAACGTAAAAAAGCTCCACTGGAGCTTTTTTTTTATGAACTTTTTGCGAACTCTAAAAAACATAACTAGTATCACCAGACCCAAGAATAGTAATTCTCTCATCCCCAATCTCCGCAATCTCTTTAAAAAGCTGCGATTGAAAATTCGGTTTCAAATGCCCGAGAAAAATCGGAACATCTTTCGGCATTTTCTTAATCTCTTCTTTCATAGTCGCAGGCGTATGATGCTGACTTGCTGTCGCAACTTTTTCCATTGAGTTCGGAAAACTCACTTCTGTAAAAATCGCTTTTAAATTTTTTACCTCATGAGCATATTTCCAGATTTCATCTGTCGGCCCTGTATCTTGAGTAAAAACAACTGAAGCATTTTTTCTTTCAATAATAAATCCTAATGCCCCCGTAGAATGATTCACAGGAATCGGCATAATGCGATAATCTCCCAGCACCAATTGCATCAGTGGTTTCACATCATGAATACGCAATGTCGGATTTTCTTTCGTAGGAAGCGTCGTAAAGTCCGGCCAGATCACATCATTTAACAAATGAGTCATGATCGCATTTTTCACTGGAGTATTGGCGTAAATTTCGAAAGGTTTCCCTTTCATTCCAAAACAATTGTCTGCTAAAAAGGCCAGATCAGAAATGTGATCCAGGTGAGCGTGCGAAATTAAAATATGATCGATATTAGACTGCTCTTCAATTTGAATTCCTGAGGCCACTGACCCCGCATCCAAGAGTAGCTTGCCATCAATCAAATACGAAGTTGCTCTGAACCCAGGCGAAACTCCACCGTGACCACCGATAATCCTAACCAGCATACAACTCTCTTTGAAAAAACTTTTCTTCTGTCTATTTTAAACAATTTTCAAGAAGTGTGGGATTTTATTGATAGAGGTAAATAATGACTTATTTTACCGAGCGGCTTAGTTGGTCATAGATAGTTTTTGTATCACTTCCCAAAACTTTTGAAAAAATCTTAGCAAGCTTCTTCGTACTCCCACCATTTTCCAAATAATCTTTAGTCAGTGCTACAACTTCTTCACTTGAACCTGCGGAGCTCTTCTCGCTTGCTGAGTGAAATAATAAAACAAATTCACCTTTATCAACAACATTATCGCGAATCGTTTTTAAATCGTCTTTAGTGATTCTATAAACCGACTCATAAGTTTTCGTCAGTTCTCTGGCAATCACCAGTGTATTGTCAGGTTGAACTTCAAAAAAAGAATCAATTGTTTCAAATACGCGATGAGGTGATTCAAAGAAAATATGTGTCCCGGAAATTCCAGCGAGATCTTTGAAGAAATCTTTCTTTTCCCCTTTCCCACGCCCAATGAATCCCCAAAAATGAAATGGATGTGGAGGAAGCGCAGATAATTCTAGCGCCGTCACAACGGCCGTTACTCCAGGAAGAGTTTTAATCGCAATTTTTTCTTCAACTAATCTTTTTAAAAGAGGGAAGGCCGGATCAGAAACCATCGGGCTTCCTGCATCTGAAACCAAATGCACCACTTCACCATTTTTAATTTTCGAAAGAATGATTTCTAATTTCCCGACACTTTGATCGTGAAATGAATCAATGAATTTATCTTGATAAGTAATACCTAAATTATTGAGAAGCTCTTTGAAAACTCTGGTGTCTTCAGCGTAAAACGTTGTCCCAGTCTTTAGTGCTTCAAGTGCTCGAAGCGTGATGTCGCCCATGTTTCCAATAGGTAAAGTCACAAGAATTAATTCCGACAAATGAGATCCCCTATTTTTACTGGACTACCCGGCCTTCACAAGAGGCAAATTTTGATGGGCCAGAGTAGCGTATGCTAATTGATGCTAAAATCATTTTAGCACATTTAACCTTTAAAAAGGAACGCACAAAATGGCAATGAAGGCCCAAATCCATACAGACTCTCAAGGTAATATCATCGTACATATGTCAGGTGGTTTAGATTACGAAAACTCAATCCCACTTCGTCAGGAGCTAA contains:
- the rsmI gene encoding 16S rRNA (cytidine(1402)-2'-O)-methyltransferase, coding for MSELILVTLPIGNMGDITLRALEALKTGTTFYAEDTRVFKELLNNLGITYQDKFIDSFHDQSVGKLEIILSKIKNGEVVHLVSDAGSPMVSDPAFPLLKRLVEEKIAIKTLPGVTAVVTALELSALPPHPFHFWGFIGRGKGEKKDFFKDLAGISGTHIFFESPHRVFETIDSFFEVQPDNTLVIARELTKTYESVYRITKDDLKTIRDNVVDKGEFVLLFHSASEKSSAGSSEEVVALTKDYLENGGSTKKLAKIFSKVLGSDTKTIYDQLSRSVK
- a CDS encoding 3',5'-cyclic-nucleotide phosphodiesterase, whose translation is MLVRIIGGHGGVSPGFRATSYLIDGKLLLDAGSVASGIQIEEQSNIDHILISHAHLDHISDLAFLADNCFGMKGKPFEIYANTPVKNAIMTHLLNDVIWPDFTTLPTKENPTLRIHDVKPLMQLVLGDYRIMPIPVNHSTGALGFIIERKNASVVFTQDTGPTDEIWKYAHEVKNLKAIFTEVSFPNSMEKVATASQHHTPATMKEEIKKMPKDVPIFLGHLKPNFQSQLFKEIAEIGDERITILGSGDTSYVF